A single Methanolobus sp. ZRKC5 DNA region contains:
- a CDS encoding ABC transporter substrate-binding protein, which yields MKFTFQLFVKIVIDSVFIRLNSYKKTTGILITIILMAILGIGCVESTKETLVESDDITIGALLPLTGNLDSIGESSQTALELSSEDINDYLAGLGSEKNIKLIIKDTESNPEKALEQLKNLDELGIKIVIGPQASNEAEAVLQYATENGITLMSTASTASSLAIPDDNLFRFVPDDTNQGKVLATLMNKEEINAVVPIYRNDVWGNGLSDEAKKSFEILGGTVLEGVTYETNNEDLFTEVELLNEKVIAATSEYDESSVAVLLCSYGEAKQVLTLAQTYPALTTINWYGSDGIALNKELVNDNDVASFAAAVNIKSPIYGYEEENDEYQVIESRIEEQLGRVPETYALSAYDALWIATFVDTDAVTDNDESIKMAISALTNKYFGITGWAKLDENGDRVHWDYDVWTINKVNEDYQWKLVARYQVDPGDDGKLIFVE from the coding sequence ATGAAATTTACGTTTCAACTTTTTGTCAAGATTGTTATTGATAGCGTTTTTATCAGGCTGAATAGTTACAAAAAAACAACCGGCATTTTAATTACTATTATACTTATGGCAATTCTTGGAATAGGATGCGTTGAATCGACTAAAGAAACATTAGTTGAATCTGATGATATTACTATCGGGGCTCTTTTGCCACTTACGGGTAACCTTGACTCTATCGGTGAATCAAGCCAGACTGCACTGGAATTATCAAGCGAGGATATTAATGACTATTTAGCAGGACTTGGTTCTGAAAAAAATATAAAACTAATAATAAAGGACACTGAGAGTAATCCGGAAAAAGCTCTGGAACAACTCAAGAACCTTGATGAACTAGGAATAAAGATTGTTATTGGTCCGCAAGCAAGCAATGAAGCAGAAGCTGTACTGCAATATGCAACTGAAAATGGTATTACTCTCATGAGTACTGCATCAACTGCATCTTCTTTAGCAATTCCTGATGACAATCTATTCAGGTTTGTACCAGATGATACAAATCAGGGAAAGGTACTGGCTACGCTCATGAATAAAGAGGAAATCAATGCTGTAGTTCCTATATACAGGAATGATGTATGGGGCAATGGACTCTCAGATGAAGCAAAAAAGAGTTTTGAAATTCTCGGTGGTACAGTATTGGAAGGTGTTACATATGAAACTAATAATGAAGACCTTTTCACAGAAGTAGAATTACTTAATGAAAAAGTAATTGCAGCCACTTCTGAATACGATGAAAGCTCTGTAGCTGTGCTTCTTTGTTCTTATGGAGAAGCGAAACAGGTATTAACTTTAGCCCAAACATATCCTGCACTGACAACGATTAACTGGTATGGAAGTGATGGCATAGCACTAAACAAGGAACTTGTTAACGATAATGATGTAGCTAGTTTTGCTGCAGCAGTTAACATCAAGTCACCAATATATGGATATGAGGAAGAGAATGACGAATATCAAGTGATTGAATCCAGAATTGAAGAACAGCTTGGAAGAGTGCCTGAAACCTATGCATTATCTGCATATGATGCTCTTTGGATAGCTACATTTGTAGATACTGATGCCGTAACAGATAATGATGAGAGTATAAAGATGGCAATTAGTGCGCTTACGAATAAGTACTTCGGTATCACAGGATGGGCAAAACTTGATGAAAATGGTGACAGGGTACATTGGGATTATGATGTATGGACCATCAACAAGGTGAATGAAGATTACCAATGGAAACTTGTTGCAAGATACCAAGTTGATCCGGGAGATGATGGTAAATTAATATTTGTTGAATAA
- a CDS encoding methyl-accepting chemotaxis protein, which translates to MFEDVKIKNLLIGSFAIILLLTAIVGYSGYDGMKNIDDRVVKADDMNRLVKYMKDANNAQAEYQLNKDASSVAEVEDSVDKLIAQAESSKEIFEDPVNDKQMDDVLSAVNSFDASFNNYVSLEANKEEAEQSMIQNGLMFSDSITEILVKQENDYKTALVQNADKSILEEEVENVKNANLLLQLVLDCRGERLRFMMHGEQKYADNVNELTNNIIEIATQMESSFHDQNDKTTARNVIVGANAYLTDFNQYASYVQQQQVAHEDILLSVASVESITEDARADQKEKMEQEMASSIQTMIIMVVLALIAGAIMAFFISNMISKPVNEMLDAANKVAAGDLTVELDNKSSNELGQLSGALKIMVGNLCGLISDVQMGSSKVASTSQEISASSEEMTAASSQVSATVTQISSGAHSQSSKAQEVSRAMSDMTQSVQEIATNAQNAAQNSTLASETIRDIGKGSEELLVQMDEIQDAVSESAGVIRDLDEKSKQIGEIVNLITSIADQTNLLALNAAIEAARAGEHGRGFAVVADEVRQLAENSSSAAKEIAVLIQDVQNGSHEAVDAMEIGTNKVLTGSETLRKTVDSVVSTVQSSEEIAKMAQDIAAAAEEQAASIEEITSSIEEVSAISEQSAAGTEQAAASVQEQTASMEELSSSAQELADLANVLLQGAAKFTINEDNSGTRNMTNNKKEELQLAKVEQQVLV; encoded by the coding sequence ATGTTTGAAGATGTAAAAATTAAAAATTTACTAATAGGAAGTTTTGCAATAATATTGCTACTCACTGCTATTGTGGGATATAGCGGTTACGATGGAATGAAAAATATTGATGACAGGGTAGTTAAGGCAGACGACATGAACCGTCTGGTCAAATACATGAAAGATGCAAATAATGCACAGGCAGAGTATCAATTAAATAAGGATGCAAGTTCTGTTGCAGAGGTTGAAGATTCTGTGGATAAATTGATAGCTCAGGCAGAGTCATCAAAAGAGATATTTGAAGACCCTGTAAATGATAAACAGATGGATGATGTTCTATCAGCTGTCAATTCCTTTGATGCTAGTTTTAATAACTATGTAAGTCTTGAAGCTAATAAGGAAGAAGCTGAACAATCAATGATACAAAATGGTTTAATGTTCAGTGACTCAATTACTGAGATTTTAGTTAAACAGGAAAATGATTATAAGACTGCGCTTGTACAAAATGCTGACAAAAGTATTCTTGAAGAGGAAGTAGAAAATGTAAAGAATGCGAATCTGCTTCTTCAGTTGGTTTTAGATTGTCGTGGTGAAAGACTTCGTTTTATGATGCACGGTGAGCAAAAATATGCAGATAACGTAAACGAGCTTACAAATAATATTATTGAAATCGCAACGCAGATGGAGAGTAGTTTCCATGATCAAAATGACAAAACGACTGCTCGAAATGTAATTGTGGGAGCAAATGCATACCTGACTGATTTCAATCAGTATGCTTCATATGTACAACAACAGCAAGTTGCACATGAAGATATTCTCCTATCCGTTGCAAGCGTGGAATCTATTACTGAAGATGCTCGTGCTGATCAGAAAGAAAAGATGGAGCAGGAAATGGCTAGTTCTATCCAGACAATGATTATCATGGTTGTTCTGGCTTTGATCGCAGGTGCTATAATGGCTTTCTTCATCTCAAATATGATATCAAAGCCTGTTAATGAAATGCTAGATGCAGCAAATAAAGTTGCTGCCGGTGATCTTACAGTCGAACTGGATAACAAGTCTTCCAATGAACTCGGACAACTTTCCGGTGCCCTAAAAATAATGGTGGGAAACTTGTGTGGTCTTATTTCAGACGTTCAGATGGGTTCTTCTAAAGTAGCTTCAACTTCACAGGAAATTTCAGCATCGTCTGAAGAAATGACAGCGGCTTCTAGTCAGGTCTCTGCAACAGTAACTCAGATTTCAAGTGGCGCACACTCACAATCATCAAAAGCACAGGAGGTTTCCCGGGCAATGAGTGATATGACTCAAAGTGTTCAGGAAATTGCAACAAATGCACAAAATGCTGCTCAAAATTCAACCTTAGCAAGTGAGACTATTAGAGATATTGGCAAAGGGTCTGAAGAGCTTCTTGTTCAGATGGATGAAATACAGGATGCTGTATCAGAATCCGCCGGTGTCATTCGTGATCTTGACGAAAAATCCAAACAGATAGGGGAGATCGTTAATCTCATAACAAGTATCGCTGACCAGACCAACCTTCTTGCACTCAATGCTGCAATTGAGGCAGCCCGTGCTGGGGAGCATGGCAGAGGTTTTGCAGTTGTTGCTGATGAGGTCAGGCAACTTGCAGAAAATTCAAGCAGTGCAGCTAAAGAAATAGCTGTGCTTATTCAGGATGTGCAAAACGGTAGTCATGAAGCCGTAGATGCTATGGAGATAGGTACAAATAAAGTTTTAACTGGTTCAGAAACCCTCAGGAAAACGGTCGATTCTGTAGTATCTACTGTTCAAAGTAGCGAGGAAATTGCAAAGATGGCGCAGGATATTGCTGCTGCAGCTGAGGAACAAGCTGCCAGTATTGAGGAAATTACTTCTTCCATTGAGGAAGTATCCGCAATTTCTGAACAGTCTGCTGCCGGTACAGAACAGGCAGCTGCATCGGTGCAGGAACAGACAGCTTCCATGGAGGAACTCTCATCATCTGCCCAGGAGCTTGCAGATCTTGCCAATGTCCTATTGCAGGGAGCTGCGAAATTCACGATCAATGAGGACAATAGTGGAACAAGAAATATGACCAATAACAAAAAAGAAGAGTTACAATTAGCTAAAGTAGAGCAACAAGTACTTGTCTAA
- a CDS encoding chemotaxis protein CheW translates to MSESTINNSSSAKELLQLVICQLSNEEYGVQISSVKEIIRIPDITKIPHVPDYVEGIINLRNKIIPVINLATKFNLSNEGLNDQSRIVIVEIGNIVAGMVVDAVTEVLRVSAEDIERAPDMITSNISEKYIDGVGKLDDRLLILLDIDQIFTEEQKVQIHHLENAGSIPA, encoded by the coding sequence ATGTCAGAATCAACAATAAATAATAGTAGCTCTGCAAAAGAGCTACTTCAACTTGTCATTTGCCAGCTTTCAAATGAAGAGTATGGCGTACAGATATCGAGTGTAAAGGAAATTATTCGAATACCTGATATTACTAAAATTCCTCATGTACCAGATTATGTAGAAGGTATCATAAACCTTCGAAATAAGATAATTCCGGTAATAAATCTTGCAACCAAATTCAACCTTTCTAATGAAGGACTCAATGATCAATCTCGAATAGTGATTGTGGAAATTGGTAATATTGTTGCCGGGATGGTAGTGGATGCTGTGACAGAAGTGCTAAGAGTTTCTGCAGAGGATATTGAACGTGCACCAGACATGATAACTTCAAATATCAGTGAAAAATACATAGATGGTGTTGGCAAACTTGATGATAGATTGCTAATTTTGCTTGACATTGATCAAATATTCACTGAAGAGCAAAAAGTGCAAATCCATCATTTGGAAAATGCGGGATCTATTCCTGCATAA
- a CDS encoding PAS domain S-box protein, with protein sequence MMYNNEEEQSENNKKTGDLNLKNTGTSSFEIDIFQNLPMGAIIVDPSTHVIERANEYAANMLGAAENEIVGHTCHSFLCPACEGSCPIYDLGQVVDNSETIMLRADGSAATVMISIKKIILNGQEKLLECFVDVSVLKKLDETLKESEARYKSLFNDSYSVMLLIDPKSLDIVDANNAACKYYGWTHDDITNKNIGEINILPKKELIGDIKKANYEDAKHFIFKHQLANGEIRDVEVHSGPISIEGQNLLYSIIHDITAEKNIEAELHLNEARLKSIIAILQSKHASIQELLDFALNEAIKLTGSKIGYIYYYSEKKKEFTLNTWSKDVMKDCEIVEPQTIYNLEDTGIWGDAVRQRKTIILNYFNTSNALKKGYPEGHVILDNFMTVPIFRNNKIVAVVGVANKESNYVENDKLQLTLLMDSVWGIIGQIGAEKALKDSESKYRGLFENSVSGVAIHQIIRDEQGNPVDYVFLEANDTFEEQTGLKVEEVLGRRATEVLPGIENSSLIETYGNVVLIGIPVNFEEFSEPLQRHYSISAYQVDKDIFATVFRDITERKNAEKKLTESEQRFRRLAENADDLIYRYEFAPKRGFTYVSPAATKITGYTPEEHYEDPDLGFKLVHPDDRYLLEDMSKGEHKDRHIITLRWVQKDGTIIWIEQKNICIYDENNNLVALEGIARDITQHKLMEQALLKSQEKYRLLSDVTFEGIVVHDNGMILEVNEALSRITGYPKDELLGKNILELLVHPEDINCVRHQMSKSNAKPYEIRAVKKDGTVFPVEIEAYDIAYSGSKVRVAAFRDITDRKLAEDKLEKKRSLLTGLLDSIPDMIFFKDRHGVYLGCNPEFSKFVGRNRDQIIGSTDYDLFNKEVADIFRMNDKLMLEEGKARHNEEWVTYPDGKRILLDTIKSLLYNSTGKTIGLVGVGRDITDNWYAEQTIKELNTLNQSTLDSLEANICVLDENGNIIKTNKSWNDFAIANSADTEKVSEGTNYITIAKSSKGKDSDLGLQFAKGIEDVMTGTKEYFELEYSCHSPEKERWFIGKVRPFESSDTFPCKVVISHINITERKLAEQKLQMYADELEESQEQFLLAVNGSQDGIWDWDLRDNALYLSPRWKEMIGYKDSELPNEYSTFEGGIHPDDRPGVMEYLEQYLKGDISEFHIEFRLKHKDGSHIWILSRGEALKDENGIPYRMAGSHTDITPRKQADLNLRRSLTNSLQKETEIAELLNATQAILETNDFNAVSRHIFDACARVIGAKAGYVALLSGSGQENELLFLEDGGMPCSVNPDLPMPLRGLRAEAYATGQVVYNNDFMKSKWVEYMPKGHMVLPNVLFSPLNIEGETKGIMGFSHKDGDFNENDAKLAKTFGEYAAISLKNSRNYSALEKSKISAEAANKAKSEFLANMSHEIRTPMNGIIGMTGLLLDTELNEEQRHYTDTVQTSSETLLELINDILDFSKIEAGRLELEDIEFDLQNLLDELATMLSVKAHDKGLEFIYEADPDVPLYIKGDSTRLKQVMTNLISNAVKFTKQGEVVVRVTLDSETDSKSRLRFSVRDTGIGIPYNKKNLLFDKFSQVDTSITRQYGGTGLGLAISKQLVEMMGGEIGVQSTEGKGSEFWFTASFMRQTGSGCKNNLFSDIGGAHVLVVDDNATNRELLVTKLSSWGIKAEMVEDGPMALQALYKAHDSGEPFQIALLDMQMPGMDGESLARVIKSDKKLKDISLIMLSSLGCDSSFHSQDKTNFRAYLTKPVRPSELHKILCDVLSMSRPVHNPQPYVKSHDSNEMHSSDLKILLVEDNIVNQNVAQSMLQKIGFSADIATNGAEAIKVLEIISYDLVLMDVQMPLMDGLEATRHIRDPLSAVLDHDIPIIAMTAHAMADDKKRCFEAGMDDYVSKPFSLQSLIDLIKKWSKAVQENEHVDHTMGAIKNPADPLIFNKHAFMERMSDDIDLARRLIGIFLKDAPKQMNELKKVMEKKEISEIIQCAHKIRGSSGNMGGEVLSKITADMEKFAYANEINEVVILVPELEIQLELLVTRLKEF encoded by the coding sequence ATGATGTACAATAACGAGGAAGAACAGTCCGAAAATAATAAAAAGACAGGAGATTTAAATTTAAAGAATACAGGAACCTCCTCTTTTGAAATTGATATTTTTCAGAATCTTCCTATGGGAGCCATCATTGTTGACCCATCAACACATGTTATAGAAAGAGCTAATGAATACGCAGCAAATATGCTTGGAGCTGCTGAAAATGAGATTGTAGGGCATACATGCCACTCATTCCTATGCCCCGCGTGTGAAGGCTCCTGTCCGATATATGATTTAGGGCAGGTAGTTGATAATTCTGAGACGATTATGTTGCGTGCTGATGGTAGTGCTGCAACTGTAATGATATCTATAAAAAAGATCATCTTAAATGGCCAGGAAAAATTACTTGAATGTTTTGTGGATGTATCTGTTCTCAAGAAGCTTGACGAAACTTTGAAAGAGAGTGAAGCAAGATACAAATCATTATTTAATGATAGTTATTCTGTAATGTTGTTAATTGATCCTAAAAGTTTGGATATTGTTGATGCTAATAATGCTGCCTGCAAATACTACGGTTGGACACACGATGACATTACCAACAAAAATATCGGTGAAATAAATATTTTGCCAAAAAAAGAACTAATTGGTGATATAAAAAAGGCAAATTATGAAGACGCAAAACATTTTATCTTTAAACATCAATTGGCAAATGGTGAAATTCGTGACGTTGAAGTACATAGTGGACCCATTTCAATTGAAGGACAAAATTTGCTATATTCTATTATTCATGATATCACAGCAGAAAAAAATATTGAAGCTGAATTGCATCTAAATGAAGCTAGATTAAAGAGTATCATTGCTATTCTACAATCAAAACATGCTTCCATTCAGGAGTTACTTGATTTTGCACTTAATGAAGCTATTAAACTCACAGGAAGCAAAATAGGTTACATATACTATTATAGTGAGAAAAAAAAGGAATTCACTCTGAATACATGGTCCAAAGATGTAATGAAGGATTGTGAAATTGTCGAACCTCAGACTATTTACAATCTAGAGGACACAGGAATCTGGGGAGATGCAGTTAGACAGCGTAAAACTATAATCCTGAATTATTTCAATACTTCAAATGCATTGAAGAAAGGTTACCCTGAAGGACACGTTATACTTGATAACTTTATGACTGTACCGATTTTCAGGAACAATAAAATTGTTGCTGTTGTAGGGGTTGCAAATAAAGAATCAAATTATGTGGAGAATGATAAGCTCCAACTTACTTTACTCATGGATTCTGTATGGGGTATTATAGGACAAATTGGCGCTGAAAAAGCATTGAAAGATAGTGAAAGCAAGTATCGCGGTCTGTTTGAAAATTCCGTAAGTGGTGTGGCTATCCATCAGATTATTCGGGATGAGCAAGGCAATCCAGTAGACTACGTATTCCTTGAAGCAAATGATACATTTGAAGAGCAGACCGGATTGAAAGTAGAGGAAGTTCTGGGAAGGCGCGCAACTGAAGTTCTTCCCGGTATTGAAAATTCATCCTTGATAGAAACATATGGAAATGTGGTACTTATTGGTATTCCTGTTAATTTTGAAGAGTTCTCAGAACCATTGCAGCGACACTATAGCATCAGTGCTTATCAGGTAGATAAGGATATCTTTGCTACTGTGTTCCGTGACATCACAGAACGCAAGAATGCAGAAAAGAAACTAACTGAAAGCGAGCAACGCTTCAGAAGATTAGCTGAAAATGCTGATGATCTGATATATCGCTATGAATTTGCACCTAAAAGAGGATTCACGTACGTTAGTCCTGCAGCCACTAAGATCACAGGTTACACGCCAGAGGAACATTATGAAGATCCAGACCTGGGTTTTAAACTTGTGCACCCCGATGATCGCTACTTGCTAGAAGATATGTCAAAAGGAGAACACAAAGATCGACATATTATAACGCTTCGCTGGGTACAAAAAGATGGTACAATTATCTGGATCGAGCAAAAAAACATTTGTATTTATGATGAAAATAATAATCTGGTTGCACTGGAAGGAATAGCCAGAGACATCACGCAGCACAAACTAATGGAACAAGCATTGCTTAAAAGTCAGGAAAAGTACCGTTTGCTCTCAGATGTGACCTTTGAGGGTATCGTTGTTCATGATAATGGTATGATTCTGGAAGTTAATGAAGCTCTAAGCCGAATTACCGGTTACCCTAAGGATGAACTTTTGGGCAAGAACATCCTGGAATTACTTGTTCATCCAGAGGATATTAATTGCGTAAGGCATCAGATGTCTAAAAGCAATGCAAAACCCTATGAAATTCGTGCTGTGAAAAAAGACGGAACTGTATTTCCAGTTGAAATAGAAGCCTATGATATCGCATATTCTGGCTCAAAGGTTCGCGTGGCAGCATTCAGGGATATAACTGATCGAAAGCTGGCAGAAGATAAACTTGAAAAAAAAAGGTCTTTGCTAACAGGTCTTCTTGATTCGATACCCGATATGATATTTTTCAAAGATCGTCATGGAGTATATCTTGGCTGCAATCCCGAATTTTCAAAATTTGTTGGTAGGAACAGGGACCAGATAATTGGTAGTACAGATTATGATCTGTTTAATAAAGAAGTTGCTGATATTTTCAGAATGAACGATAAACTAATGCTGGAAGAAGGTAAAGCCAGACACAACGAAGAATGGGTAACATATCCAGATGGTAAAAGAATATTGCTTGACACGATAAAATCACTTTTGTATAATTCTACAGGTAAAACTATAGGATTGGTGGGTGTAGGTCGCGATATCACTGATAACTGGTATGCAGAGCAAACCATTAAAGAATTAAACACTTTGAACCAATCCACATTGGATTCCTTAGAGGCGAATATTTGCGTGTTGGATGAGAACGGCAATATCATAAAAACGAATAAATCATGGAATGATTTTGCCATTGCTAATTCAGCAGATACTGAAAAAGTGAGTGAAGGAACAAATTATATTACAATTGCAAAAAGTTCAAAGGGTAAAGACTCAGACCTCGGATTACAATTTGCTAAAGGTATTGAAGATGTGATGACGGGAACGAAGGAGTATTTTGAGCTTGAGTATTCATGTCATTCTCCGGAAAAAGAAAGATGGTTCATAGGTAAGGTCCGACCTTTTGAAAGCTCTGATACTTTTCCATGTAAAGTTGTTATTTCTCATATAAATATTACTGAACGTAAACTTGCAGAACAAAAACTGCAGATGTACGCAGATGAGCTTGAAGAAAGCCAGGAACAATTCTTGCTGGCAGTGAATGGTTCACAGGATGGCATATGGGATTGGGATCTGCGTGATAACGCTTTATACCTATCTCCCAGGTGGAAAGAGATGATTGGTTATAAAGATTCAGAGCTACCTAATGAATATTCAACATTTGAGGGAGGAATTCACCCTGATGACAGACCTGGGGTGATGGAATATTTAGAACAATATCTGAAAGGTGATATCTCTGAATTTCATATTGAATTCCGCTTAAAGCACAAAGATGGCAGCCACATATGGATTCTATCAAGAGGAGAAGCATTGAAGGATGAAAATGGAATACCTTACAGGATGGCAGGTTCCCACACTGATATAACACCACGCAAACAGGCAGATTTGAACTTGAGACGGTCATTGACCAACTCACTGCAAAAAGAAACAGAGATTGCCGAACTTTTGAATGCAACTCAGGCCATCCTTGAAACAAATGATTTTAACGCAGTATCAAGGCATATATTTGATGCGTGTGCACGGGTCATCGGGGCAAAAGCCGGGTATGTAGCACTTTTATCAGGATCTGGGCAGGAGAATGAATTACTGTTTTTAGAAGATGGAGGTATGCCATGTTCCGTGAATCCTGATCTTCCTATGCCTTTAAGAGGACTGCGTGCTGAAGCGTACGCTACCGGGCAGGTAGTGTATAACAATGATTTCATGAAGAGCAAATGGGTGGAATATATGCCAAAAGGACACATGGTCCTACCTAATGTCCTGTTTTCTCCTTTGAACATAGAAGGCGAAACAAAAGGAATAATGGGTTTTTCCCATAAAGATGGTGATTTCAACGAAAACGATGCCAAACTTGCTAAAACATTTGGTGAATACGCTGCCATATCTCTGAAGAACAGCAGAAACTATAGTGCTTTGGAGAAAAGCAAAATTTCAGCAGAGGCTGCAAACAAAGCAAAGTCTGAGTTTCTGGCCAATATGTCCCATGAGATCCGTACACCAATGAATGGCATCATTGGTATGACTGGTCTCCTTCTGGATACTGAACTAAATGAAGAACAAAGGCATTATACTGATACTGTACAGACCAGTAGTGAGACGTTGCTTGAACTTATCAACGATATATTGGATTTCTCTAAAATAGAGGCTGGTAGATTGGAACTTGAAGATATTGAGTTCGATCTGCAAAATCTCCTTGATGAATTAGCTACCATGCTATCTGTAAAAGCTCACGATAAAGGACTGGAGTTCATATATGAGGCTGATCCGGATGTACCTTTGTACATCAAAGGCGATTCAACTCGCCTAAAACAGGTAATGACAAATCTGATCAGTAATGCAGTTAAGTTCACAAAACAGGGTGAGGTAGTTGTACGAGTAACTCTTGATTCTGAGACAGACTCAAAATCCAGGTTGCGTTTCTCGGTAAGGGACACAGGAATTGGTATACCTTATAATAAAAAGAACCTTCTTTTTGATAAGTTCAGCCAGGTGGATACATCCATAACACGTCAGTATGGTGGCACAGGACTTGGTCTTGCTATTTCCAAACAGCTTGTGGAGATGATGGGGGGTGAGATTGGTGTTCAGAGTACGGAAGGAAAGGGTTCTGAGTTTTGGTTCACTGCCAGTTTTATGAGGCAAACAGGAAGTGGATGCAAGAATAATTTATTTTCTGATATAGGGGGAGCGCATGTACTTGTTGTCGATGATAATGCTACCAATCGTGAATTACTCGTTACAAAACTCTCTTCATGGGGCATAAAAGCAGAGATGGTGGAAGATGGTCCTATGGCTCTCCAGGCCCTTTATAAAGCACATGATTCAGGTGAACCTTTCCAGATAGCACTATTAGATATGCAGATGCCAGGAATGGATGGCGAATCCCTTGCACGTGTCATTAAATCTGACAAGAAACTCAAAGATATCAGCCTAATAATGCTAAGTTCTCTGGGATGTGATTCAAGTTTTCACTCACAGGACAAAACAAATTTCAGAGCTTATCTCACCAAACCAGTAAGACCATCTGAGCTGCACAAAATATTATGTGATGTACTTAGCATGAGCAGACCGGTTCATAATCCACAGCCCTACGTAAAATCTCATGACAGTAACGAAATGCATAGTAGTGATTTGAAGATTTTGCTGGTGGAAGATAACATAGTGAACCAGAATGTAGCCCAAAGCATGCTACAAAAAATAGGTTTTAGCGCAGACATTGCAACGAACGGTGCAGAAGCAATAAAGGTTCTTGAAATAATTTCATACGACCTGGTGTTAATGGATGTGCAGATGCCCCTAATGGATGGGCTTGAAGCTACCCGGCACATAAGAGACCCTCTATCAGCAGTACTTGATCATGATATTCCTATCATAGCAATGACTGCACATGCCATGGCAGATGATAAAAAACGTTGCTTTGAAGCTGGCATGGATGATTATGTCTCAAAACCGTTTTCATTGCAATCGTTGATTGACCTGATAAAAAAATGGTCAAAGGCAGTGCAGGAAAATGAGCATGTGGACCATACTATGGGGGCAATTAAGAATCCGGCAGACCCACTGATATTCAATAAACATGCTTTTATGGAAAGAATGTCGGATGACATTGATCTGGCCAGACGTTTAATAGGGATTTTCCTGAAAGATGCGCCGAAGCAGATGAATGAATTAAAAAAAGTAATGGAGAAAAAAGAAATAAGTGAGATTATCCAGTGTGCTCATAAGATTAGGGGTTCCTCTGGAAACATGGGTGGTGAAGTTCTAAGCAAAATTACAGCAGATATGGAGAAATTTGCCTATGCAAATGAAATCAATGAAGTTGTGATTTTGGTGCCTGAACTGGAAATACAATTGGAATTGCTAGTCACACGTTTAAAGGAGTTTTAA